In a genomic window of Streptomyces roseoviridis:
- a CDS encoding iron-sulfur cluster assembly accessory protein, with amino-acid sequence MSVSDEKTTVSDGILLSDAAAAKVKALLDQEGRDDLALRVAVQPGGCSGLRYQLFFDERSLDGDVVKDFGGVKVVTDRMSAPYLGGASIDFVDTIEKQGFTIDNPNATGSCACGDSFS; translated from the coding sequence ATGTCCGTATCGGACGAGAAGACCACTGTCAGCGACGGCATCCTCCTGTCCGACGCCGCCGCGGCGAAGGTCAAGGCCCTGCTCGACCAGGAAGGCCGCGACGACCTGGCCCTGCGCGTCGCCGTTCAGCCCGGTGGCTGCTCCGGCCTGCGTTACCAGCTGTTCTTCGACGAGCGCTCGCTCGACGGCGACGTCGTGAAGGACTTCGGCGGCGTCAAGGTCGTCACCGACCGCATGAGCGCCCCCTACCTGGGCGGCGCCTCGATCGACTTCGTCGACACGATCGAGAAGCAGGGCTTCACCATCGACAACCCGAACGCCACGGGCTCCTGCGCCTGCGGCGACAGCTTCAGCTGA
- a CDS encoding carbohydrate kinase family protein — MRIAVTGSIATDHLMTFPGRFADQLVADQLHTVSLSFLVDNLDIRRGGVGPNICFGMGQLGGNPVLVGAAGYDFDEYRAWLDRHGVDTASVRISEVLHTARFVCTTDKDHNQIGSFYTGAMSEARLIELKAVADRVGGLDLVLIGADDPEAMLRHTEECRAREIPFAADFSQQIARMNGDEIRTLLDGATYLFSNEYEKGLIESKTGWTEQEILERVGHRVTTLGSRGVRIERVGEDPIEVGCPEEEAKVDPTGVGDAFRAGFLTGLSWGVGLERAAQVGCMLATLVIETLGTQEYTLRRTNFMERFAKAYGDEAATEVQAHLA, encoded by the coding sequence GTGCGTATCGCAGTCACCGGCTCCATCGCCACCGACCACCTCATGACCTTCCCGGGCCGGTTCGCCGACCAGCTCGTGGCGGACCAGCTCCACACGGTCTCGCTCTCCTTCCTCGTCGACAACCTCGACATCCGGCGGGGCGGCGTCGGCCCGAACATCTGCTTCGGCATGGGCCAGCTCGGTGGCAACCCGGTCCTCGTGGGCGCGGCCGGTTACGACTTCGACGAGTACCGCGCCTGGCTGGACCGGCACGGCGTCGACACCGCCTCGGTCCGGATCTCCGAGGTCCTGCACACCGCCCGCTTCGTGTGCACCACGGACAAGGACCACAACCAGATCGGCTCCTTCTACACCGGCGCCATGAGCGAGGCCCGCCTCATCGAGCTGAAGGCCGTCGCCGACCGCGTGGGCGGCCTGGACCTGGTCCTCATCGGCGCCGACGACCCGGAGGCGATGCTGCGCCACACCGAGGAGTGCCGCGCCCGCGAGATCCCCTTCGCCGCCGACTTCTCGCAGCAGATCGCCCGCATGAACGGTGACGAGATCCGCACCCTGCTCGACGGGGCCACCTACCTCTTCTCCAACGAGTACGAGAAGGGCCTCATCGAGTCCAAGACCGGCTGGACCGAGCAGGAGATCCTGGAGCGCGTCGGCCACCGCGTCACCACCCTCGGCTCGCGCGGCGTGCGCATCGAGCGCGTCGGCGAGGACCCGATCGAGGTCGGCTGCCCGGAGGAGGAGGCCAAGGTCGACCCGACCGGCGTCGGCGACGCCTTCCGTGCCGGCTTCCTGACCGGCCTGTCCTGGGGCGTCGGCCTGGAGCGCGCCGCCCAGGTCGGCTGCATGCTCGCCACCCTGGTGATCGAGACCCTCGGCACCCAGGAGTACACGCTGCGCCGCACCAACTTCATGGAGCGCTTCGCCAAGGCGTACGGCGACGAGGCCGCCACCGAGGTCCAGGCACACCTGGCCTGA
- a CDS encoding efflux RND transporter permease subunit, whose product MSWLSRFSLAQRALIGLMSLVALLFGAMAIPQLKQQLFPSIELPMVSVIAPYQGASPDVVEKQVVQPLENTLKAVDGIKGITSTASEGSAVIMASFDYGDEGTKQLVADVQQAVNRARAALPDTVDPQVVAGSTDDIPTVVLAVTSGKDQQALADQLERTVVPALEDIDGVAQVTVDGVQDLQVSVTPDDRKLAAAGLTSMKLAEALRNGGGTMPAGSFSEAGKSRTVQVGGGYTSLEQIEDLRVRPEKGRAVRLGDVATVKQEESSRVSLTRTNGRPSLAVMATMDKDGSAVAISDAVRDKLPELRRDLGAGAELTVVSDQGPAVAKSISGLTTEGALGLVMAVLVILVFLASLRSTLVTAVSIPLSVVLALIVLWTRDLSLNVLTLGALTIAIGRVVDDSIVVLENIKRHLGYGEERQAAILTAVREVAGAVTSSTLTTVAVFLPIGLVGGMIGELFGSFSLTVTAALLASLLVSLTVVPVLSYWFLRAPKGTSKDPEEARRLAEEKESRSRLQRAYVPVLRFATRRRLTSVAIALVVLVGTFGMAPLLKTNFFDQGEQRVLTVKQKLAPGTSLAASDEAAKKVEKVLAGTEGVKDYQVTVGSSGFMAAFGGGTGANQASFQVTLEDSASYEKTRDAIDAGLGELDGIGDTSIAAGDGFGNQDLSVVVKAGDPEVLKKASEQVTKAVGELKDVTDVQSDLARSVPRISVKPNDRAADAGFDAATLGIIVSQSVRGTPAAKAVLDDTERDVLVTSAKPATTLAELKALPLGPVRLGDVATVELVPGPVSMTRIDGARAATITAKPTTDNTGAVSAALQTKLDGLDLPEGATASIGGVSEDQAEAASSMALAMLAAVAIVFMLLVATFRSLVQPLILLVSIPFAATGAIGLLVATDTAMGVPAMIGMLMLIGIVVTNAIVLIDLINQYRAQGLGVVEAVIEGGRHRLRPILMTALATIFALLPMALGVTGEGGFIAQPLAVVVIGGLITSTLLTLLLVPTLYAMVELRKDRRAKKKAAKRAAKSGKKGDGDDNPQQPDVTPADATLLDALDL is encoded by the coding sequence ATGTCCTGGCTGTCCAGATTCAGCCTCGCGCAACGGGCCCTGATCGGGCTGATGTCCCTCGTCGCGCTCCTCTTCGGAGCGATGGCGATACCGCAGCTGAAGCAGCAGCTGTTCCCCTCCATCGAGCTTCCGATGGTCTCGGTCATCGCCCCGTACCAGGGCGCCTCGCCCGACGTGGTCGAGAAGCAGGTCGTCCAGCCGCTGGAGAACACCCTCAAAGCCGTCGACGGCATCAAGGGCATCACGTCGACCGCCTCCGAGGGCAGCGCCGTGATCATGGCGAGCTTCGACTACGGGGACGAGGGGACGAAGCAGCTCGTCGCCGACGTCCAGCAGGCGGTCAACCGGGCCCGCGCCGCCCTGCCGGACACCGTCGACCCGCAGGTGGTCGCCGGCTCCACCGACGACATCCCGACCGTCGTCCTCGCGGTCACCTCCGGCAAGGACCAGCAGGCCCTGGCCGACCAGCTGGAGCGGACCGTGGTCCCGGCCCTGGAGGACATCGACGGCGTCGCCCAGGTCACCGTCGACGGCGTGCAGGACCTCCAGGTCTCCGTCACGCCCGACGACCGCAAGCTGGCCGCGGCCGGTCTGACCTCCATGAAGCTCGCCGAAGCCCTGAGGAACGGCGGCGGCACCATGCCGGCCGGCTCGTTCTCCGAGGCCGGCAAGAGCCGCACCGTCCAGGTCGGCGGCGGCTACACCTCGCTCGAACAGATCGAGGACCTGCGCGTCAGGCCCGAGAAGGGCAGGGCGGTCCGCCTCGGCGACGTGGCCACGGTGAAGCAGGAGGAGTCCAGCCGGGTCTCCCTGACCCGCACCAACGGCCGGCCGAGCCTCGCCGTCATGGCCACCATGGACAAGGACGGCAGCGCCGTCGCCATCTCCGACGCCGTCCGGGACAAGCTGCCGGAGCTGCGCCGGGACCTCGGTGCGGGCGCCGAGCTGACCGTCGTCTCCGACCAGGGCCCGGCGGTCGCCAAGTCGATCTCCGGACTCACCACCGAGGGCGCGCTCGGCCTCGTCATGGCCGTCCTCGTCATCCTGGTGTTCCTCGCCTCCCTGCGCTCCACCCTGGTCACCGCGGTCTCCATCCCGCTGTCCGTGGTCCTCGCCCTGATCGTGCTGTGGACCCGCGACCTCTCGCTCAACGTGCTGACCCTCGGCGCCCTCACCATCGCCATCGGCCGGGTCGTCGACGACTCGATCGTGGTCCTGGAGAACATCAAGCGGCACCTGGGCTACGGCGAGGAGCGGCAGGCGGCGATCCTGACCGCCGTCCGCGAGGTCGCCGGCGCGGTCACCTCCTCCACCCTCACCACGGTCGCCGTCTTCCTGCCGATCGGCCTGGTCGGCGGCATGATCGGCGAGCTCTTCGGCTCCTTCTCGCTGACCGTCACCGCCGCGCTGCTCGCGTCGCTGCTGGTCTCCCTGACGGTGGTCCCGGTCCTGTCGTACTGGTTCCTGCGCGCCCCCAAGGGCACCTCGAAGGACCCGGAGGAGGCCCGCAGGCTGGCCGAGGAGAAGGAGAGCCGGAGCCGGCTGCAGCGGGCGTACGTGCCGGTGCTGCGGTTCGCGACCAGGCGCCGCCTCACCAGCGTGGCCATCGCCCTGGTGGTGCTCGTCGGCACCTTCGGGATGGCGCCGCTGCTGAAGACCAACTTCTTCGACCAGGGCGAGCAGCGCGTCCTGACGGTCAAGCAGAAGCTGGCGCCCGGCACCAGCCTGGCCGCCTCCGACGAGGCCGCGAAGAAGGTCGAGAAGGTCCTCGCCGGCACCGAGGGCGTCAAGGACTACCAGGTCACCGTCGGCTCCTCCGGCTTCATGGCGGCCTTCGGCGGCGGCACCGGCGCCAACCAGGCGTCCTTCCAGGTGACGTTGGAGGACTCCGCCTCGTACGAGAAGACCCGCGACGCCATCGACGCGGGGCTCGGCGAGCTCGACGGCATCGGCGACACCTCCATCGCGGCCGGTGACGGCTTCGGCAACCAGGACCTGAGCGTGGTCGTCAAGGCCGGCGACCCGGAGGTCCTGAAGAAGGCGTCCGAGCAGGTCACGAAGGCGGTCGGGGAGCTGAAGGACGTCACCGACGTGCAGAGCGACCTGGCGCGGTCGGTGCCCCGGATCTCCGTGAAGCCCAACGACCGGGCCGCCGACGCGGGCTTCGACGCCGCCACCCTCGGGATAATCGTCTCGCAGTCCGTGCGCGGCACCCCGGCCGCCAAGGCGGTCCTGGACGACACCGAGCGCGATGTCCTCGTCACCTCGGCGAAGCCGGCGACCACGCTGGCCGAGCTGAAGGCCCTGCCGCTCGGCCCGGTGCGGCTCGGCGACGTCGCCACCGTCGAGCTGGTGCCCGGCCCGGTCTCCATGACCCGCATCGACGGCGCCCGCGCGGCGACGATCACGGCCAAGCCGACCACCGACAACACGGGCGCGGTCAGCGCCGCGCTCCAGACCAAGCTCGACGGACTGGACCTGCCGGAAGGCGCCACGGCCTCCATCGGCGGTGTCTCCGAGGACCAGGCCGAGGCGGCGAGCAGCATGGCGCTCGCGATGCTGGCGGCCGTGGCGATCGTCTTCATGCTCCTGGTCGCGACGTTCCGGTCGCTGGTCCAGCCGCTGATCCTGCTGGTCTCCATCCCGTTCGCGGCGACCGGCGCGATCGGCCTGCTCGTGGCGACGGACACGGCGATGGGCGTGCCGGCGATGATCGGCATGCTGATGCTGATCGGCATCGTGGTGACCAACGCGATCGTCCTGATCGACCTGATCAACCAGTACCGGGCCCAGGGCCTCGGCGTCGTCGAAGCGGTGATCGAGGGCGGCCGGCACCGGCTGCGCCCGATCCTGATGACGGCCCTGGCGACGATCTTCGCGCTGCTGCCGATGGCGCTCGGCGTCACCGGCGAGGGCGGCTTCATCGCGCAGCCACTGGCCGTGGTGGTGATCGGCGGTCTGATCACCTCGACGCTGCTGACCCTGCTGCTCGTGCCGACGCTGTACGCGATGGTGGAGCTCCGCAAGGACCGCCGCGCGAAGAAGAAGGCGGCGAAGCGGGCGGCGAAGTCCGGGAAGAAGGGCGACGGGGACGACAACCCGCAGCAGCCGGACGTCACCCCGGCGGACGCGACGCTGCTGGACGCGCTGGACCTCTGA
- the nadA gene encoding quinolinate synthase NadA, with product MRDVTTAQPLDVQPTPLALLLLGREADPKSERGVECPGDLPSPSDPDLVERARAAKEKLGDKVFVLGHHYQRDEVIQFADVTGDSFKLARDAAAKPEAEYIVFCGVHFMAESADILTGDDQKVVLPDLAAGCSMADMATAEQVAECWDVLTEAGVAEQVVPVSYMNSSADIKAFTGKHGGTICTSSNAKKALDWAFEQGEKVLFLPDQHLGRNTAVRDMGMSLDDCVVYNPHKPNGGLTAEELRAAKMILWRGHCSVHGRFSLDSVNDVRERIPGVNVLVHPECKHEVVAAADYVGSTEYIIKTLEAAPAGSKWAIGTELNLVRRLANRFADEGKEIVFLDKTVCFCSTMNRIDLPHLVWTLESLAEGNLVNQISVDRETESFAKLALERMLALP from the coding sequence GTGCGTGACGTGACCACCGCCCAGCCCCTGGACGTCCAGCCGACGCCGCTCGCCCTTCTCCTGCTCGGCCGCGAGGCCGATCCCAAGAGCGAGCGCGGCGTGGAGTGCCCCGGCGACCTTCCGTCGCCGTCCGACCCCGACCTGGTGGAGCGCGCCCGCGCGGCCAAGGAGAAGCTCGGGGACAAGGTCTTCGTCCTCGGGCACCACTACCAGCGCGACGAGGTCATCCAGTTCGCGGACGTCACCGGCGACTCGTTCAAGCTCGCCCGCGACGCCGCCGCCAAGCCGGAGGCCGAGTACATCGTCTTCTGCGGCGTGCACTTCATGGCCGAGTCGGCGGACATCCTGACCGGCGACGACCAGAAGGTCGTCCTGCCGGACCTGGCCGCCGGCTGCTCGATGGCCGACATGGCCACCGCCGAGCAGGTCGCCGAGTGCTGGGACGTGCTGACCGAGGCCGGCGTCGCCGAGCAGGTCGTGCCCGTCTCGTACATGAACTCCTCCGCCGACATCAAGGCCTTCACCGGCAAGCACGGCGGCACCATCTGCACCTCGTCCAACGCGAAGAAGGCCCTGGACTGGGCCTTCGAGCAGGGCGAGAAGGTGCTCTTCCTGCCGGACCAGCACCTCGGCCGCAACACCGCCGTCCGCGACATGGGCATGTCCCTGGACGACTGCGTGGTCTACAACCCGCACAAGCCGAACGGCGGCCTGACCGCCGAGGAGCTGCGGGCCGCGAAGATGATCCTGTGGCGGGGCCACTGCTCGGTGCACGGCCGCTTCTCGCTGGACTCGGTCAACGACGTGCGCGAGCGCATCCCGGGCGTCAACGTGCTCGTCCACCCCGAGTGCAAGCACGAGGTCGTCGCCGCGGCCGACTACGTGGGCTCGACGGAGTACATCATCAAGACCCTGGAGGCGGCCCCGGCCGGCTCGAAGTGGGCGATCGGCACCGAGCTGAACCTGGTCCGCCGCCTGGCGAACCGGTTCGCCGACGAGGGCAAGGAGATCGTCTTCCTCGACAAGACGGTCTGCTTCTGCTCGACCATGAACCGGATCGACCTGCCGCACCTGGTGTGGACGCTGGAGTCGCTGGCCGAGGGCAACCTGGTCAACCAGATCTCGGTGGACCGGGAGACCGAGTCCTTCGCCAAGCTGGCCCTGGAGCGCATGCTGGCGCTGCCGTAA